The DNA region CATGCTGCTGCACTGAATAAAATTGGTTCCTATAAATCCTTTTTCATCATCTTTTATAAAATATACAGATTCTGCATTGCCTTGCACATCCATGTAATTTATTTTCTTAAGTTCAAAATGTGCTTGAATATCTCTCCCTTTCAATTGGTTTTCAAGATTGGTAAAATCATGATTGATAATAAATGCTTTTTGTTTTAAAAAGATGTCTTTGAGTGATTTTCCGGATAAAAGCATGTGAATCGTATCTCCAGTAAATTGAGTCGTATCTGACCACAATACAGGCTTTTCAAATAAATAGAATGTGGAATCTTTTCCAGAAAAAAACAAGGAATCGCATAAGCCTTGCAATCGCGGACTCCAAATTTTTACCTTACCCCAGGCATACAAAACCTGAAAACTATCAGTACCCGATTGCAATCGTTCTGAAAACAAACTGTCTGCTGATAAATACAAACTGTCGCTGTTAAAAGCTGATGCAATATAGGGTCGGTGGCTTGCACCAAGTGCCCGATATTTGTAATTGGTTTTACTATAAATAAATGTATCGCACACAATGGTATAACCACTGCTGGTATCTTTAACAGAAACACCGCCACTGGCTTGCCCCAGGTCTTTAACTCCGTCGTATTTTAATTGCAGGGCTTCAATGGTTCGACCACTTTCTGTAACACTGGTTTTTCCGGAAACATTAAGCGACTTACTTTTTCGATTGTATTCGATTAGATTTCCAGTAAGCAATCGTTCACCTTCTTTATAACTCGCATTCCGAAACAGCTTTACATCTTGTGTAATTTCGTTAATAACGATGCTATCAGCTCGTGCTTCTTGTTTTGCATCGCGAATGTATCCATCATGAACCAAGGTGATTGTATTTTTAATTGCATCGTGGTAAATATCACGTGCATCTGCAATTTGATTGCCCCGACGATATCTTGGATAATTTCCAAAATAGGATTGTTGCAATTCAACATTGTAATACCCTTTTTCACAATAAATTTCCAAACTGTCTTGCTCAATTAATGTAGGACCGGTAAATCGAACCAATTTATTTTTTGTCTCATATACCAGGGAATCGGATAACAAATTCAGACTGTCATTCAACAATACGATTACGCTGTCTTTAAAATAAGCCGTTCCAGTTTTTGCAAAATAATATCCCCGATTGCTTTTAAGCCGGGCGTTTTCAGATATTAAAATTCCTTTTGTTGGGTATCGTGCAACCCGTGATTTCAAGTCATAATTCAGAATGCTTGTAAACAATTCCTGATCCCGGTGTTTCAAAACAATGTTTCCAATAAAATCTGCCTGTGATAATTCACCATCATATTTAAGACTGTCACCAAAAATTTGTAAACTATCTCCTTCTACAATCCGCACATGCCCCATTGCAGTCATTTTATTTCCATCTATGATTGCTGAATCACACAAAAGAAAGGTTGCTTTATGTCGTACCAATACATCATGCGATAAATATTGAATTTCCCTGCCACCAAATCGCTCAAATTGAAATACGTCTGCATGAATAACCTGGATCTTATTTGAACTGGTGTCAACTTGAGATTGCGCATGCAATGAAAAACATGTCAGGCATGATAACAGAAAACACCCGATAATTCTTAAGTAGGATAGACTCATGCGAATGCTTCATTTTTGAGCAGTAAGTCTGCAGCTTCTTCACCAACCAGGCTACCGATTGCTACACCCATTCCGCCTAGTCGAACAGCCACATAGATATTTTGAGATAGTTGTTTGATAATTGGCTTTTTTACTTCTCCTAAACCCAGTATTCCAGACCATTGTTCAACTACGTTCAATTTTTGACCGGGAAGAATGTACTGTCTTACTAAATCAATAAGATACATTTTAATTGTTTCATTAATTCCAAAAGCATCGGTGGATTCTGTTTTAAAATCCAAATTACGACCCCCTCCAATTAAGAGCTTTCCATCTAATTCGCGGAAATAGACATATCCGCAATTTATGTGAAAACACCCTCTGAATGGAATCATTTTTTCAGCTTCTATAAGCAAGACTGAATTTCTGGCCGGATTTACTTCCAGTTCCGGAAAAAATCGTTTTGCAAAACCATTAACGCAAAAAAGCAATTGTTTCGCATGAAATCGGAAGGTGTCTTCCAATTCGATTTCAACATCTTCTTCCCGGTTTTGCCATGACTTGATGCCAATTCCATGAATTAATTTGCCTCCTTTCGATCGAAATAGCTCCTGGAGGGTATGAATCATCCACATGGGATTGATGCAAGATTCATGTTCATTTGCAATCAGGGATGTAAATCGATTGAATCCCCAGGGTTCCAGGTCCTCGTTTTTAAACCGGTAATAGGATTTTAGTCCGGTTTGATGTTCAATTTCCTGATTTAAATAGTCTAATTCTTTTTGACCCACCTGGATCCGGCTCAATTCAGGATGGATTAATTCGTAACCTCCATAGGGTTTCAGATCCAGCGCAGTCGGTCCGGTCCGTTGGATGAGCTTTTGAATGCCTTGAAAACGCCTGTTAAATAGTTGGAATACCTGTTCAGCATTGGATTTACTTAAATCGTCCAAAAGTTCAGAAGGACTGCCAAAACAGGCAAAACCAGCATTTTTTGTACTTGCACCTAAAGGCAGGTAGTTTTGCTCAATAATTAAAACCCGCAAATGCGCTTGTTTTTCTAAAAGTGAAATCCCTGTACTCAAGCCAACAATACCACCACCAATGATAACGACATCAGTATTTTTAAAGTAAAACGAATTTTCCCAATAACTTAAATGAGGCATAGTCGCGGTTTGGAATTTGGCAAAATTAACAGGAAACAGGCAGTATTTTTTGTCTGCTAATGCCCAATTCTAGCTAATTTTCGGCCTAAATTCATCCAATGATTCAACGCATTCAAAGTATTTATATGTTTTTGGCAGCGATTTGTTTTGCTGCTTTGTGGTTTCCTTCCATGATTTTATTAAAAACAGAAAATCCGGGAGATGCCTATTTTTCAGACGCTATATTTTATGCCAATGAAAGTATGCTCATCATGATTGGTTCCGGTGTTTCGGCTCTAATGGCCCTGATTTCCATATTTCTTTACAAAGAACGAGGGATGCAAATCATTTTAGCAGCCGTTTCCAGTTTGATGCATATGCTATTTTGTATTGGCGCTTGTTTCTGGAGTGTTTTTAAATATCAGAAATTGGCTGAATTTATTCCTGCAAATGGAATGTATTTTAGTATGGCCGGCATCGTACTCGTCTGGTTGGCTGTAAGAGCCATCCGTCGGGATCAGGACCTGGTAAAATCTATGGATCGTCTGCGCTAACTATTCATCAAGCTATTTGTCTGGTCCCGCTGCTCTTATTGTATTTATTAAAAATCCTGTATTAGGCCGGGTTAAAACACGCATTGCTGCCACGGCTGGCGAGGTCCCAGCTTTACAAATCTACCAGCAGTTGCTTGAGATTACTCGGAAACAATGCGCGGACTATTTAGGTACAAAGTATTTATTCTACAGTGATTTTATCGAGCTGTTTGATGCCTGGGATCCCAATATTTTTATTAAAAAACTGCAAAGCGGAAACGATTTGGGTTTGCGCATGCATAATGCATTTAGTGAAGTATTTCAAAAGCATTCAAAAGTAATTATCATCGGCAGTGATTGTCCCTATCTGACAAGCCAACACATCGAACAAGCAAATTCAATATTGGATACTGCGGATTGTGTCATTGGTCCAGCTCTTGATGGCGGTTATTATTTACTTGGATTGAACAGCATACATGAACGTTTATTTCAAAATAAAAATTGGAGTAGTTCAACAGTACTGAAGGACAGTCTTGTCGATTTAAAACAACTTAATTTAAGCTATCAGTTGATGGAGTCATTAGAAGATGTTGATAGCCTGGAAGCATGGAACCGATACCAGAAAAGAAACTAAAAGAAGTAGTCTAGACGAAATGGCATAGAATGAATTTCAATGCTCAATTTTCAGTGTTCAATAAGGATCATTAAACAGAGTTTATTGAATTGGTCAATAATGGATAGACGTAGGCTAAGCCTACGTCTAGCATTTGGAATAAAATTTTATTTCGATGTATGATTTAGTTTGATCAACTTTCTATAAAGTATTATCACCAATTCCAATTTCTTCAGGTTTATGCTAATTATTTTTTATCATTCCAATCTAAACAACAAATTCTTGTTTTAATTCTGGAATCTCGATGGAATTAAATCCTTTAGTATGCAAATAGTTTTTATATGCTTGTTGTGTTTCATATTCACCATGTACCAAAAATAATTTTTTGCAAGTACTGTTTTGATTGCTTAGAAAATCACTCATTTCTTTTTGGTCTCCATGTGCAGAAAATGAATCCATGATTTCAATTTGTGCATTTACTTGTTTGACATCTCCTAATAACTTGATTTCAGTTGCGCCGCGTTGCAATTGTCCGCCGGGAGTATATGGAGCACAGTAGCCAACCAATAAAATGGTGTTGTTTGGATTTTCAATGTTGTTGTACACGTGATGCTGGATACGACCTGCATTTAACATGCCTGCAGCCGAAATAATAATGGCAGGTTCTTTACTGCTGTTTAGTTTTTTTGATTCGCGAACATCTACAATATAACTCAGTCGTTTAAATCCAAATGGATCCGGATCTTTTACAATGTAACGATGCAATTCATCGTCAAAACATTCTGAATGTGCTTTAAAGATATCGGTAGCATTTACCGCTAACGGACTGTCAACATAAACCGGTAGATTGCCTAAGCTGCCTTCATTAACCAGTTGATCTAAAATAAAAACCAGCTCTTGGGTTCTACCTAAACTAAATGCAGGAATGATTACTTTTCCACGACGTTGAAAACAAGTTTGATTTACAATTTCTAAAAAACGTGCTTTTTCTGCTGGTTTTTCTAAATGCAATTTATCCCCATAGGTAGATTCTGAAATAATGACATCCGCAGGCCACATATCCTGAGGATCCCGTAATATGGGTCGGTTGGGTCTTCCAATATCTCCGGTAAATGCAAGTCGCATCTCATCTCCTCCGGTATTGATTACCAGATTTACGCTGGCAGATCCTAAAATATGACCTGCATCTGTAAAAATAAGTTTTACACCTTTCACCAAGTCAATCCAGCGGTCGTAAGACACTGAAACAAAAAGTTTCATGGCTTGTGCAACATCGGCGGCATTGTAAATGGGTTTAACTTTTGTATACTTGAAATTTGGATTGCGTTGTTTTTTTCGTTCAAGATGTTTGTTGTCAAACTCGGCATCGCGTTCCTGAATATGTGCCGTATCCATCAACATGATAGAAGCGAGATCCCGTGTCGCATGCGTACAATATATGTTTCCCCGAAAACCATCTTTTACAAGTTTTGGAATACGGCCACAATGATCTATGTGCGCATGTGATAAAATCAATAAATCAATTTCTGCTGGTTGAAAAGGCCAGGTGGCATTGATTGTATCATCGTCTTCACGCCTTCCCTGAAACATTCCACAATCCAATAAGATTTTAAACCCATTGTCTAAGGTAAGTAAATGACAGGAGCCGGTAACTTCCCTGGATGCACCGCAAAATTTTAATTTCATATGCTTTGATTAATGGGCATTTGTTTAATAAACAAATTTATTTTTTGAATTAATTTAGTTTTTCCCTGAAAGGCAATCATTTTAAATACATCCGGTCCGGTTGGTATTCCGGTCATGCATACCCGCAATAATGGAAATAATTCTCCGGCTTTGATCTGTTGGTTTTTAATAAATTCCTTCAATTCAGATTCAATCGGTTCAGCTTGCCAATTGATTTGATTTTCTAAAAAGCCAATTACCTTGATAAGTATACTTGAAGATTCCGGTTTTAGTTTGCTTTGTATAAATTGTGAATCATACACAAGTTGTTCTTTGAAAAATGGATGGGATTGTTCATAAAAATCTTTAAAAAAATGGATCCTGTCTTTGTACAATTTACAAATTGTATTCGCTTCGTCAATTGATATTGATTGCCCCTGCATTTTATAATCATGAAGAATTCGATGGACACATGCTTCATCACTTATTCGATGCATGTATTGTTGATTAAACCATTTGCCTTTTTCAAAATCAAAACGCGCCCCGGATTTTACAATCTTATCAATTGAAAATGCTTGAATCATTTCGTCAAGCGTAAAAATTTCTTTATCCGTTCCATCATTCCAACCTAGAAAGGCTAAAAAATTGAGTAAAGCATCTGGTTCGAATCCATATTCACGAAACCCTTGATAGGTTTCGCCTTCAGCTGTTTTCCAATCGATGGGAAATACCGGAAAACCAAATTGAGCACCATCCCGTTTCGAAAGTTTGCCATTACCCGTTGGTTTTAAAATCAATGGCAGATGCGCAAATTCAGGCATCCGGTCGGTCCATCCAAATGACTGATACAACAACACGTGATGTGCTGTTGAAGACAACCATTCTTCACCTCGAATTACGTGTGTGATTTGCATTAAATAATCGTCTACTACATTGGCCATATGATAGGTTGGCATGCCGTCTGATTTTATAAGCACCTTATCATCCAGATCCACCGTATGAAATCTTACGGAACCCCTCACCAGATCCTGAATCAGTACATCTTCATTGGCTGGTACTTTTAAACGGATGACATATGGAGTATTGTTTGCCAGTTCCTGTTTACAATCTTCCTCTGATAGCGTTAATGAATTTCGCATTTTAGAGCGGGTATTAAAATCATATTTTTGATTTCCCCCGTTGGATGCTCTGAGTTCATTTAATTCGGTTTCTGTATCAAATGCAAAGTAGGCTTTCCCTGAGGCAATGAGCTGTTGTGCATGTTTCCAATAAAGCTCCTTACGCTCTGATTGGCGGTATGGCCCAAATTCACCTCCAAAACCCGGACCTTCATCCGGAATCAAGCCTACCCATTTAAGGCATTCGATGATATAGGATTCGGCTCCTTCAACATATCTCCCTTGATCGGTGTCTTCAACCCGTAGAATAAATGTCCCGCCCTGTTGTTTTGCAAACAAATAATTGTACAAAGCGGTTCGGATTCCGCCAATATGAAGCGGTCCGGTTGGACTGGGAGCAAATCGTAATCGGACAGGTCTAGGCATATTGGTTGAATGTGTTTTGCAAATATCCAAAGTCCTTTTCAAAATAAGACCTAAAATCAGGGGATTTAGATTATAAGGTATTGTTAATCACTAAAATATTCCTAAAAAGCCGAAATCCAAAAGCCATCTTTACACGTAGATTCTTATATCTCCATGTATCTGAGTTTTACACCTCGATTTTTGCAGAGCATGTTTTCAGAGCTTCTGTGGCGGGTTGAAAGCCAAAGGCCCGAGCTATTCCTTACATTTGATGATGGTCCGATCCCTGATGTAACTCCCTGGGTACTTGATCGATTGGAAGAATTTGATGCCAAAGCCAGCTTTTTTTGTGTCGGACAAAACATCGAACGGTTTCCAGGAATATTTAATCAGATCATAGAGCAAGGCCACACCATAGGTAACCATACCTTCAACCATTTATCAGGTTGGTGTACCGACAATCCTACGTATTTTCATAATGTACAGAAAGGAGCCAAAATCAGTGGATCGAATTTATTTCGTCCGCCTTATGGGCGATTGCGACCTTCTCAAACCAGATTTTTAAAACGGCATTATCAAATAGTAATGTGGGATGTATTGAGTGGAGACTTTGATCCCAATCTAAGTGCAGATGCCTGTTTTAGTAATGTTATTAAAAATACACAACCAGGATCCATCATTGTATTTCATGACTCATTGAAGTCAGCGAAAAAATTGTACGAAGTCTTGCCCAGAATTTTAGAATACTACAGTTTGTTGGGCTATCAATTTAAAGCTTTGAATCCTCAAGGAGTGCACAGCTATTCAGACAAAGAGCATTATTCTTTTGCCTGAGTTTCATAAATCCGGATATAGTCAATTTCAAACACAGCTGGAAACAATTTTGATTTTAATAATTTCCCATGCTTATTGGAATCAATCCCCAAACCTGCAATGATGCGCGCTTTTGTTTTAGGAAAATGTTCCACTTGATTGTAAATCCCTGGTTTTAATTTGTAGGATTTAATCCTTCGATTCGATGAACTGGATTCATATCCAGCAAGCGTCCGTACCAATTTATTATTGACATACCATCTGATAAAAAACGGATCCCATTCAATGGCAAATACATTAAACCCTTCATGCAATGCCGGACTTAAATGCCATTTCGGATCCTGACAATTGTTGTGTGCTTCATAACAATGATGGTAGTTGGTTTGAAATTGTCTCATATACCGTCCATTAATTTCAAACACATCAATTTCTTCCAATACGCCTTCTCCAAGAGTCCAAAACGCAGGCCACATCCCGTATCCGGAGGGCAATTTGCAACGAATTTCAAATCGGCCGTATAAAAATCCTTGTTTTGAAAATAAATTTCCGGAAGTGTAAGGATACTCTTTTCCATACCAACTGGACTTCTGTTTTTTTCCAATAATTTTTAAAGTACCATTTGAAATCACCAGGTTGCTGTCCATTAATACCAAATCACCTCCCAGGGTCCGGCAGGCAGGGCAGGTATCCAATCCGGAGGCAGTGTACGGATAATAACTAAACCATTTACTGACATCCAGTTGATTTCCATCAAACTCATCATGCCAAACGAGTTTCCAGGATTTGGGTGTATCCAGTCTATTGGATTCGTTGGTAATTTCAAATACTGCTTTTACCTGAGCTGACAATTCGAATTGTACCAACAGGCAAAAAACAAAAACTATATTTTTCAAACTCAACTTATTTTGACAACAAGTAAATACTTGGTGAATCATAATATTTTACCAGATCTTGAAGATTCCATTTCTTAATTAAACGGGATTCAATGACTTGATCCGGACCGGTTAAATTGGATGCAATGCAAAGTTTCATATCCGATGGAATGTGCGTCAGAATCAATTCAAGAATTTGTTTGTTGCGATAAGGAGTCTCCATAAAAATATGCGTTGCATGGGATTTACGGATTTCATTCAAAATCCAAATCAATTTGTGTCTTAATTCTTCTTTTTTAGCTGGCAGGTAGCCATGAAAATGAAATTCTTGTCCGTTAAATCCACTGGCCATCAAAGCCATTAATATGGAATTGGGTCCCGGATAAGGAAAAACTGGAATTCCATTCTGATGGGCTTTTGAAACCAAAAGAAATCCAGGATCGGCGATACAGGGCATGCCAGCTTCTGAAACCATCCCCAAAGGTGTCCCGTTTTTAAGCAAATTCAGCATGTCTTGATAAAACAAGGATTCGTCTTTTGGAGGAATTTCAAAAATCTCGATGAGATTGATGGGCGTTGGGTGCTCAATTAATTTAAGATAGGCTCTGGCAGTCTTAGCCCGCTCAACCACAAAATGTCGTAAAGATCTGGCTGCTTCCAGGGAGGATTCACTCAAAGAATTTAAATTTCCTCCGGCAATGGGAACCGGAATTAAATGCAAACCTACTACTGACATAAAAGCTAAGGTAAAGGAAGAAAACCCATCTTACAGAAAAGCACAAGCTTCTTCGGAAGAAACCGCAATTTTTAAGTGCCAGCCCTCATATTTTCCCCGAAAACCCAATTCATTTACCGTAACTTCGCCTTCCTTTTTAGAATAAAATGAATACGTATACCATTAAGTTACAGCAGTTTGAAGGTCCCTTTGACCTGCTTTTATTTTTTATCGAACGAGATGAACTTGATATTTACGATATACCCATTGCTAAAATCACCGAAGATTTTTTAGCCTACGTCCGGCACATTGAGTCCCTGAATTTAGATTTGGCCAGTGAGTTTATTTTGGTTGCAGCAACTTTAATTCGGATTAAAGCAAAAATGCTCCTTCCCCGTAAAGAGCTGGATGAAAACAACCAGGAAATTGACCCAAGAAAAGAATTGGTCCAAAGACTTTTGGAATATAAATCGGTCCGTGAAGTGATTGATGAAATGAGCAAGATGGAGGACGATCGTTATTTCCGAGTTCCGCGTGGAAATATGAAAAAGGAATTTGAAAGTCTTGCAAGCAAAGCTTTAGTTGATGCGGAATGGGAGACGCTGAATCTTTTTAACCTGATGAAAGTATTTCAAAAGGTCATGCAGCGCTTTGAAGAAGGTCCAAAAACAGTAGTACATAAAATCTATAATTACAAATTTGAAATTGTAGACGAACAAGAAAAAGTCATTCACAAAATCCATCTCAGTGGAAAAGTAAATTTTGAAAACCTGTTTGAGGAATGTGAAAACCGCATCCATGCCATCATCGTTTTTTTAGGCATCCTCGAGTTGGTCAATCTTCAACGCATTCACATTTTAAAAGGCGAAACCATTAATCAATTTTGGTTGATGGAAAAACCAGAAGAAGAAGAAGGACTGGAAGAAGAATAGGGTGGTTAGTTGATAGGTGATCGTTGTTAGTTGATAGTAGGAGCTGTTTTTTTTTACCTTTTTAGTTTTTTGCCTTCTTAGCTTTCTTGCGTCTCTGCGTCTTTGCGTGAAATCAATTAGTTGATAGGAGGAACATGTGTATTTCTGTGGATCTCTGTTAGAAATCAATTAGTCATTGCTCATTGAGCATTGAATATTGAGCATTAGATTTTCCTTCGAAGCATGATTTTTAATGTTCAACGCTCAATGTTCAATTATCAACGCTCAATTTATTTAAAGAAACGGTCAGATTTAGTAATGATTCCACTAGTCATTGAGCATTGAATATTGAGTATTAGATTTTCCTTCGAAGCATGATTTTTAATGTTCAACGCTCAATGTTCAATTATCAATGCTCAATTATATATTTATAACCAACATAGGAATTATTCATTGACCTATATAGTTATTTTGGACGATGCAATCTGCTAGTAAATGAATGTCCAATCCACCCCTAATAATTCGTAATTAATTATTTCTCCCTTGAGTACATGAAATTTCCACTATGCTAAATAGATCTTAATTGATTATATTTACTTCAAATTCACTGCAAATGATCCGCTTATTCATCACGCTTTTCCTTTTGGCTTATTTGCAGCCTGTCCATTCACAATTGCCCAATGGATCGGTGGCGCCGGATTTTGATGTAGAAGATGTTAATGGCAATATCTACAGTTTGTATGCCATGATGGGCAATAATAAATCGGCTTGTGTTGGGTTTGAAGCGACCTGGTGTGGTTTCTGCTGGCATTTTCATGAGAGCCATGTCCTGGATCAGGTCGTCAATAATTTAGGAGCAAGCACCACCGCAATCATGTTGGAAGCAGATTGGAAAACCAATACCGAATGTTTATTTGGTCCAGCCGGATGCAATGATTATACTTGGGGAGATTGGGTTACCGGAATGCCTTATCGAATTGCTAATTTATCTGCTACCAATGGTCCTACTGTTGCCAGTGAATATTATCATAGTTATTATCCATTGCTCTATGTTATTTCACCTGATAAACGTACTTGGGAAATCATTGAGCGGACCTATTCCAATTATTTCAATTGGATCACCAAGAGTTTTGCAATGAATGCTACTCCGGTAATTACACATTCTACCTGTGGAGATAATGGGAAAATAAATTTAAATGTGACCGGTGGACATGGATCGATTACTTATAAATGGACGAACGGTGCTAAAACTAAAGATCTGAATAATTTGCCGGGTGGAACGTATTCAGTTACACTGACTGATGGAAATGGCTATTTTAAAAGCTTTGGACCTTACACCATTGAAGGTCCCTCAAAAAGAGTCGATGTAGTTGGATTGGATCTCAATCATGTCAAGTGTTATAATGAAGCAAGTGGAAGTATTACCGTTCAAATGGATTATGGTAATCCACCCTACCAATATAAATGGTCCAACAATACATCGCAGGCAGCCAATCTGAATTTAAAAGTCGGTACTTATAGTTTAACAGTAACCGATGTAAAAAATTGTAGCATGGTTCGTAATTATACGCTTACACAACCTACAGATTTAACTGCAACAGCTACATCTCAACGAGACAACTGCGATCAACAAGATGGTA from Saprospiraceae bacterium includes:
- a CDS encoding FAD-binding oxidoreductase, whose amino-acid sequence is MPHLSYWENSFYFKNTDVVIIGGGIVGLSTGISLLEKQAHLRVLIIEQNYLPLGASTKNAGFACFGSPSELLDDLSKSNAEQVFQLFNRRFQGIQKLIQRTGPTALDLKPYGGYELIHPELSRIQVGQKELDYLNQEIEHQTGLKSYYRFKNEDLEPWGFNRFTSLIANEHESCINPMWMIHTLQELFRSKGGKLIHGIGIKSWQNREEDVEIELEDTFRFHAKQLLFCVNGFAKRFFPELEVNPARNSVLLIEAEKMIPFRGCFHINCGYVYFRELDGKLLIGGGRNLDFKTESTDAFGINETIKMYLIDLVRQYILPGQKLNVVEQWSGILGLGEVKKPIIKQLSQNIYVAVRLGGMGVAIGSLVGEEAADLLLKNEAFA
- a CDS encoding DUF4293 domain-containing protein — translated: MIQRIQSIYMFLAAICFAALWFPSMILLKTENPGDAYFSDAIFYANESMLIMIGSGVSALMALISIFLYKERGMQIILAAVSSLMHMLFCIGACFWSVFKYQKLAEFIPANGMYFSMAGIVLVWLAVRAIRRDQDLVKSMDRLR
- a CDS encoding TIGR04282 family arsenosugar biosynthesis glycosyltransferase — encoded protein: MSGPAALIVFIKNPVLGRVKTRIAATAGEVPALQIYQQLLEITRKQCADYLGTKYLFYSDFIELFDAWDPNIFIKKLQSGNDLGLRMHNAFSEVFQKHSKVIIIGSDCPYLTSQHIEQANSILDTADCVIGPALDGGYYLLGLNSIHERLFQNKNWSSSTVLKDSLVDLKQLNLSYQLMESLEDVDSLEAWNRYQKRN
- a CDS encoding MBL fold metallo-hydrolase, translated to MKLKFCGASREVTGSCHLLTLDNGFKILLDCGMFQGRREDDDTINATWPFQPAEIDLLILSHAHIDHCGRIPKLVKDGFRGNIYCTHATRDLASIMLMDTAHIQERDAEFDNKHLERKKQRNPNFKYTKVKPIYNAADVAQAMKLFVSVSYDRWIDLVKGVKLIFTDAGHILGSASVNLVINTGGDEMRLAFTGDIGRPNRPILRDPQDMWPADVIISESTYGDKLHLEKPAEKARFLEIVNQTCFQRRGKVIIPAFSLGRTQELVFILDQLVNEGSLGNLPVYVDSPLAVNATDIFKAHSECFDDELHRYIVKDPDPFGFKRLSYIVDVRESKKLNSSKEPAIIISAAGMLNAGRIQHHVYNNIENPNNTILLVGYCAPYTPGGQLQRGATEIKLLGDVKQVNAQIEIMDSFSAHGDQKEMSDFLSNQNSTCKKLFLVHGEYETQQAYKNYLHTKGFNSIEIPELKQEFVV
- a CDS encoding glutamate--tRNA ligase codes for the protein MPRPVRLRFAPSPTGPLHIGGIRTALYNYLFAKQQGGTFILRVEDTDQGRYVEGAESYIIECLKWVGLIPDEGPGFGGEFGPYRQSERKELYWKHAQQLIASGKAYFAFDTETELNELRASNGGNQKYDFNTRSKMRNSLTLSEEDCKQELANNTPYVIRLKVPANEDVLIQDLVRGSVRFHTVDLDDKVLIKSDGMPTYHMANVVDDYLMQITHVIRGEEWLSSTAHHVLLYQSFGWTDRMPEFAHLPLILKPTGNGKLSKRDGAQFGFPVFPIDWKTAEGETYQGFREYGFEPDALLNFLAFLGWNDGTDKEIFTLDEMIQAFSIDKIVKSGARFDFEKGKWFNQQYMHRISDEACVHRILHDYKMQGQSISIDEANTICKLYKDRIHFFKDFYEQSHPFFKEQLVYDSQFIQSKLKPESSSILIKVIGFLENQINWQAEPIESELKEFIKNQQIKAGELFPLLRVCMTGIPTGPDVFKMIAFQGKTKLIQKINLFIKQMPINQSI
- a CDS encoding polysaccharide deacetylase family protein: MYLSFTPRFLQSMFSELLWRVESQRPELFLTFDDGPIPDVTPWVLDRLEEFDAKASFFCVGQNIERFPGIFNQIIEQGHTIGNHTFNHLSGWCTDNPTYFHNVQKGAKISGSNLFRPPYGRLRPSQTRFLKRHYQIVMWDVLSGDFDPNLSADACFSNVIKNTQPGSIIVFHDSLKSAKKLYEVLPRILEYYSLLGYQFKALNPQGVHSYSDKEHYSFA
- a CDS encoding glycoside hydrolase family 16 protein; this translates as MIHQVFTCCQNKLSLKNIVFVFCLLVQFELSAQVKAVFEITNESNRLDTPKSWKLVWHDEFDGNQLDVSKWFSYYPYTASGLDTCPACRTLGGDLVLMDSNLVISNGTLKIIGKKQKSSWYGKEYPYTSGNLFSKQGFLYGRFEIRCKLPSGYGMWPAFWTLGEGVLEEIDVFEINGRYMRQFQTNYHHCYEAHNNCQDPKWHLSPALHEGFNVFAIEWDPFFIRWYVNNKLVRTLAGYESSSSNRRIKSYKLKPGIYNQVEHFPKTKARIIAGLGIDSNKHGKLLKSKLFPAVFEIDYIRIYETQAKE
- a CDS encoding SAM-dependent methyltransferase, yielding MSVVGLHLIPVPIAGGNLNSLSESSLEAARSLRHFVVERAKTARAYLKLIEHPTPINLIEIFEIPPKDESLFYQDMLNLLKNGTPLGMVSEAGMPCIADPGFLLVSKAHQNGIPVFPYPGPNSILMALMASGFNGQEFHFHGYLPAKKEELRHKLIWILNEIRKSHATHIFMETPYRNKQILELILTHIPSDMKLCIASNLTGPDQVIESRLIKKWNLQDLVKYYDSPSIYLLSK
- a CDS encoding segregation/condensation protein A; its protein translation is MNTYTIKLQQFEGPFDLLLFFIERDELDIYDIPIAKITEDFLAYVRHIESLNLDLASEFILVAATLIRIKAKMLLPRKELDENNQEIDPRKELVQRLLEYKSVREVIDEMSKMEDDRYFRVPRGNMKKEFESLASKALVDAEWETLNLFNLMKVFQKVMQRFEEGPKTVVHKIYNYKFEIVDEQEKVIHKIHLSGKVNFENLFEECENRIHAIIVFLGILELVNLQRIHILKGETINQFWLMEKPEEEEGLEEE